In Gossypium arboreum isolate Shixiya-1 chromosome 5, ASM2569848v2, whole genome shotgun sequence, a single genomic region encodes these proteins:
- the LOC108452205 gene encoding uncharacterized protein LOC108452205, which yields MSPLLSFLLHVSCLALLSIVNGEGRAPHGIAYENPVAFSPSAYEFFHPKAQGPDTKHPCAASSCSPLPIAAQMDDGTTALESKVSTQKESGHQLGAGGILGLVFGLAFAVLLAMGVYYVLNIRRANANKANYVQSNA from the coding sequence ATGAGTCCATTACTTTCTTTCTTGCTTCACGTATCTTGTCTAGCTCTTTTGAGTATTGTTAATGGTGAAGGAAGAGCTCCCCACGGCATTGCTTACGAGAATCCCGTGGCCTTCTCGCCCTCGGCCTATGAATTCTTCCATCCCAAAGCCCAAGGGCCAGACACCAAACACCCTTGTGCAGCTTCCAGTTGCTCCCCATTGCCTATTGCAGCTCAAATGGACGATGGTACTACAGCACTTGAAAGCAAGGTATCAACACAAAAAGAATCCGGGCATCAACTTGGAGCCGGTGGAATCTTAGGCCTTGTTTTCGGTTTGGCATTTGCGGTGCTTTTGGCAATGGGTGTTTATTACGTGCTAAACATTCGTCGTGCCAATGCTAATAAAGCAAATTACGTTCAATCCAATGCTTAA
- the LOC108453187 gene encoding probable aquaporin PIP2-2 codes for MTKDIETAEQRGGEFSAKDYHDPPPAPLIDAEELTKWSFYRAVIAEFIATLLFLYVTVLTVIGYKVQTDPAKNTVDPDCGGVGILGIAWAFGGMIFILVYCTAGISGGHINPAVTFGLFVGRKVSLIRALMYMVAQCLGAICGCGLVKAFQKTYYNNYGGGANELQPGFNKGTGLGAEIIGTFVLVYTVFAATDPKRNARDSHVPVLAPLPIGFAVFMVHLATIPVTGTGINPARSFGAAVIYNKEKAWDDQWIFWVGPFIGAAAAAFYHQYILRAAAIKALGSFRSNA; via the exons ATGACTAAGGATATTGAGACTGCAGAGCAACGTGGAGGGGAGTTCTCGGCCAAGGACTACCATGATCCACCACCTGCTCCATTGATTGATGCTGAAGAGTTAACCAAATGGTCGTTTTACAGGGCAGTGATTGCCGAGTTCATTGCTACACTTCTCTTCCTGTATGTCACTGTGTTGACCGTGATTGGTTACAAGGTCCAAACCGACCCTGCTAAGAACACTGTTGACCCCGATTGCGGTGGCGTTGGTATTCTTGGTATTGCTTGGGCTTTCGGTGGCATGATCTTTATTCTTGTTTACTGCACCGCTGGTATCTCTG GAGGGCATATCAACCCGGCTGTGACATTCGGTTTGTTTGTGGGACGCAAGGTGTCACTCATCCGAGCCCTGATGTACATGGTGGCTCAGTGCTTGGGTGCCATATGTGGGTGTGGATTGGTCAAGGCTTTCCAGAAGACCTACTACAACAACTACGGGGGTGGTGCGAACGAGCTCCAACCAGGGTTCAACAAAGGCACTGGACTGGGTGCTGAGATCATTGGTACCTTTGTTCTTGTCTACACTGTCTTCGCCGCCACTGATCCTAAGAGGAATGCAAGAGATTCCCATGTTCCT gtgTTGGCACCACTCCCCATTGGATTCGCTGTGTTCATGGTTCACCTTGCTACAATTCCAGTCACTGGCACTGGTATCAACCCTGCTAGGAGTTTTGGAGCTGCTGTCATTTACAACAAAGAGAAGGCCTGGGATGACCAA TGGATCTTCTGGGTCGGACCCTTCATTGGAGCTGCCGCAGCTGCATTCTACCACCAATACATCCTCAGAGCCGCAGCCATCAAGGCTCTTGGATCTTTCAGGAGCAATGCTTAA
- the LOC108453188 gene encoding 60S ribosomal protein L12-3-like, whose protein sequence is MPPKFDPTQVVDVFVRVTGGEVGAASSLAPKIGPLGLSPKKIGEDIAKETAKEWKGLRVTVKLTVQNRQAKVAVVPSAAALVIKALKEPERDRKKTKNIKHNGNINLDDVIEIAKVMRPRSMAKDLRGTVKEILGTCVSVGCTVDGKDPKDLQQEIDDGDVDVPLE, encoded by the coding sequence ATGCCGCCTAAATTCGACCCAACCCAAGTCGTCGACGTCTTCGTCCGCGTCACCGGTGGTGAGGTCGGAGCAGCCAGTTCTCTCGCTCCAAAGATTGGTCCGTTGGGTCTCTCTCCCAAAAAGATCGGTGAAGACATCGCCAAAGAAACTGCCAAAGAATGGAAGGGTCTCCGCGTAACTGTCAAACTCACCGTCCAGAACCGTCAGGCGAAAGTCGCTGTGGTCCCGTCGGCGGCGGCTCTTGTAATCAAGGCGTTAAAGGAGCCAGAGAGGGATAGGAAAAAGACCAAGAACATCAAGCACAACGGGAACATTAACCTCGACGACGTCATCGAAATTGCTAAGGTAATGAGGCCGAGGTCGATGGCTAAGGATTTGAGAGGGACAGTGAAGGAGATTTTGGGAACGTGCGTCTCCGTTGGGTGTACTGTTGATGGAAAAGACCCTAAGGATCTGCAGCAGGAGATCGATGATGGAGATGTTGATGTTCCTTTGGAGTGA